A single region of the Massilia sp. erpn genome encodes:
- a CDS encoding GNAT family N-acetyltransferase, translated as MQHTIVQAETRASAGRLVLSMASTPEELREVQRLRYKVFIESMGLNSLASDDGLDSDEFDEFCDHLIVRESDSLKVVGTYRLLNPTRARKLGRLYSEGEFDLGRLNNLRGRMLEAGRACIHPDYRGGSVIMLLWSGLAEYMRRQQCDYLIGCASISLADGGHNAVAVYQQLREKHMAPPEYRVTPHLPFPYQKLDPAPAVQVPALLKGYMRSGAWICGDPAWDPDFESADLFLLMPLANLDARYARHYNVGEPALASAA; from the coding sequence ATGCAACATACTATCGTACAAGCGGAAACCCGGGCGTCGGCTGGCCGTCTGGTGCTGAGCATGGCCAGCACGCCCGAGGAACTGCGCGAAGTGCAGCGCCTGCGCTACAAGGTGTTCATCGAGTCAATGGGCCTCAACTCGCTGGCCAGCGACGATGGCCTGGACAGCGACGAATTCGATGAATTCTGCGATCACCTGATCGTGCGCGAATCCGACAGCCTGAAGGTCGTCGGCACTTACCGCCTGCTCAATCCCACCCGCGCCCGCAAGCTGGGCCGACTGTATTCCGAAGGCGAATTCGACCTGGGGCGCCTGAATAATCTGCGCGGCCGCATGCTCGAAGCGGGCCGTGCCTGCATCCACCCGGATTACCGTGGCGGCAGCGTGATCATGCTGCTGTGGTCGGGCCTGGCCGAGTATATGCGCCGCCAGCAATGCGACTACCTGATCGGCTGCGCCAGCATCAGCCTGGCCGACGGCGGCCACAATGCCGTCGCCGTCTACCAGCAGCTGCGCGAAAAGCATATGGCGCCGCCCGAGTACCGTGTCACGCCGCACCTGCCTTTCCCTTATCAGAAGCTGGACCCGGCGCCGGCGGTGCAGGTGCCGGCCCTGCTGAAAGGCTATATGCGCTCCGGCGCCTGGATCTGCGGCGATCCGGCCTGGGATCCGGATTTCGAAAGCGCCGACCTGTTCCTGTTGATGCCGCTGGCCAATCTCGATGCCCGCTATGCGCGTCACTACAATGTAGGCGAACCGGCGCTGGCCAGCGCGGCCTGA
- a CDS encoding Ppx/GppA phosphatase family protein translates to MYAAVDLGSNSFRLHIGKHDGDAIRVLKSMREPIRLAAGLDAAGNLSEAAIQRAIACLKTFRLALAAYELDAVRVVATSTMRQARNVASFLPQAEEAIGYPIEIISGEEEGRLIYMGVANSLAQPNERRLVVDIGGGSTELILGRGSDIERVESFSVGSVKQSLSFFVGGRVDAASFEAAILSARSHFEDGAPPYHPQFWKRAYGSSGTIRAIAEIIEKNGLGKGDLSAPSLEALKKRFIEFGHVSKIDMPGLRPDRAGTIVGGLAILIAIVHELGINQMQSIEAGLRMGVMWDLYLRSTRRDRREQSVRLFMERFHVDQARAERVASDAVTLYEQMKPGEDNYSQHLFWSALLHECGVVVSQTGSHKHASYLVENADLPGFTTREQKAMSRLLLAQKGNLRKVSELLGESDFAKAVVALRLAILFMHSRIELDFKGIKLRMKNRIELELRREWVAEHPTVAYWMEKEQEFWDEVGVDLSIRAIA, encoded by the coding sequence ATGTACGCCGCCGTCGACCTTGGTTCCAACAGCTTCCGCCTGCACATAGGCAAACACGATGGTGACGCCATCCGCGTGCTGAAGAGCATGCGCGAACCGATACGCCTTGCCGCCGGGCTGGATGCGGCGGGCAATCTGAGCGAGGCCGCCATCCAGCGCGCCATCGCCTGCCTCAAGACGTTCCGCCTGGCGCTGGCCGCCTATGAGCTGGACGCGGTGCGCGTGGTCGCCACCTCGACCATGCGCCAGGCGCGCAATGTGGCGTCCTTCCTGCCGCAGGCCGAGGAAGCCATCGGCTATCCGATCGAGATCATTTCAGGGGAAGAGGAGGGGCGCCTGATCTATATGGGCGTGGCCAATTCCCTGGCCCAGCCCAATGAGCGGCGCCTGGTGGTCGATATCGGCGGCGGCTCCACCGAGCTGATTCTGGGCCGCGGTTCGGATATCGAGCGGGTGGAATCGTTCAGTGTGGGCAGCGTCAAGCAAAGCCTGTCCTTCTTTGTTGGCGGACGGGTGGACGCGGCGTCCTTCGAGGCGGCCATCCTGTCCGCGCGCAGCCATTTTGAGGATGGTGCGCCGCCTTACCATCCGCAGTTCTGGAAGCGTGCATACGGCTCCTCCGGCACCATCCGCGCCATTGCCGAGATCATCGAGAAAAATGGCCTGGGCAAGGGTGACCTGTCGGCGCCCAGCCTGGAAGCGCTGAAAAAGCGCTTCATCGAATTCGGCCACGTCAGCAAGATCGACATGCCGGGCCTGCGCCCTGACCGCGCCGGCACCATCGTCGGCGGGCTGGCCATCCTGATCGCCATCGTGCATGAACTGGGCATCAACCAGATGCAGTCCATCGAGGCCGGCTTGCGCATGGGCGTGATGTGGGACCTGTATCTGCGTTCGACCCGGCGCGACCGGCGCGAGCAGTCGGTGCGCCTGTTCATGGAGCGCTTCCATGTCGACCAGGCGCGCGCCGAGCGTGTCGCCAGCGATGCCGTCACGCTGTACGAGCAGATGAAACCGGGCGAGGATAACTACAGCCAGCACCTGTTCTGGAGCGCGCTGCTGCACGAATGCGGGGTGGTGGTGTCACAGACGGGCAGCCATAAGCACGCCTCCTACCTGGTTGAAAACGCCGACCTGCCGGGCTTCACCACCCGCGAGCAGAAGGCCATGAGCCGCCTGCTGCTGGCGCAGAAGGGCAATCTACGCAAGGTCAGCGAACTGCTGGGCGAGTCCGATTTCGCCAAGGCGGTGGTGGCGCTGCGCCTGGCGATTCTCTTCATGCACTCGCGCATTGAACTGGATTTCAAGGGCATCAAGCTGCGCATGAAAAACCGTATCGAGCTGGAATTGCGGCGCGAATGGGTGGCCGAGCATCCCACCGTGGCCTACTGGATGGAGAAGGAACAGGAGTTCTGGGACGAGGTGGGTGTCGATCTGAGCATCCGCGCTATCGCCTGA
- a CDS encoding GGDEF domain-containing protein, translating to MDIRTLALALALGNLSLCAALFFFDYERRKSLSLSTWALAKQCQAVAWLLLYFRGVLPDFLGGPLANLLLFAGVALDAGAFWDAVNRPSWRRVLLPSLVLASLAYLACQFIDSEGGLRVATGAVILGGFYLAGVAALLRFWRAGSMLCRFLTVTMSVLAVVVAARGVLSVLLPEGWSWVSPAIMAGVGYGALYLLMLLNGFGYLLLSREKLQGELDRLETIDALTDVPNRRGFYQALQPWMALARRPGQPTSLIILNLDQFKRVNDSYGHPVGDSVLKAMVDVCRKQLRDSDLMGRLGGAEFAVQLPRTSLDDARLVAERIRKAVEGMPVKADKAIIQLTASLGVTTIRAEDTTVSLFKRADEALQAAKLRGRNQVAEAETPSLEV from the coding sequence ATGGATATACGCACCCTTGCCTTAGCCCTGGCTCTGGGCAACCTGAGTCTATGCGCGGCCCTGTTCTTCTTTGATTACGAGCGGCGCAAGTCGCTGAGCCTGTCCACCTGGGCGCTGGCCAAGCAATGCCAGGCCGTGGCCTGGCTGCTGCTCTATTTCCGCGGCGTGCTGCCTGATTTCCTCGGCGGCCCGCTGGCCAATCTGCTGCTGTTTGCCGGCGTGGCCCTGGATGCGGGCGCGTTCTGGGATGCCGTCAACCGGCCGTCCTGGCGCCGCGTGCTGCTGCCGTCGCTGGTGCTGGCCTCGCTGGCCTATCTGGCCTGCCAGTTCATCGACAGCGAAGGCGGCCTGCGCGTCGCCACCGGCGCCGTCATCCTCGGCGGTTTCTACCTGGCCGGCGTGGCCGCGCTGCTGCGCTTCTGGCGCGCCGGCAGCATGCTGTGCCGCTTCCTGACCGTGACCATGAGCGTGTTGGCCGTGGTGGTGGCCGCGCGCGGTGTGCTGAGCGTGCTGCTGCCGGAGGGCTGGAGCTGGGTCAGTCCGGCCATCATGGCGGGGGTGGGCTATGGCGCGCTCTACCTGCTGATGCTGCTGAACGGTTTCGGCTATCTGCTGCTGTCGCGCGAAAAGCTGCAGGGCGAGCTGGATCGGCTGGAAACCATCGATGCGTTGACCGACGTGCCGAACCGGCGTGGCTTCTACCAGGCCTTGCAGCCTTGGATGGCGCTGGCGCGCCGCCCGGGCCAGCCGACGTCCCTGATCATCCTCAACCTCGACCAGTTCAAGCGCGTCAACGACAGTTACGGCCATCCGGTGGGCGACAGCGTGCTGAAAGCCATGGTCGATGTCTGCCGCAAGCAGCTGCGCGACAGCGACTTGATGGGCCGCCTGGGCGGCGCCGAATTCGCGGTCCAGCTGCCGCGCACCTCGCTCGACGATGCGCGCCTGGTTGCGGAGCGCATCCGCAAGGCGGTGGAAGGCATGCCGGTGAAAGCCGACAAGGCCATCATCCAGCTGACCGCCAGCCTGGGCGTGACGACCATCCGTGCCGAAGATACAACAGTGAGCTTGTTCAAGCGCGCCGACGAAGCCTTGCAGGCCGCTAAACTGCGTGGCCGCAACCAGGTGGCCGAAGCCGAGACGCCTTCGCTGGAGGTTTAA
- a CDS encoding fused MFS/spermidine synthase: protein MTSSLEHTSLLHRRGSRLSLEFQPGEVQSQMDLDDPDQLVLRYARAMMCFVLFKPRARHIVMVGLGGGSLAKFCHRYLPHARITVLELRADVIALRERFAVPPDDERFRIIHADAADYMARLQNSADVLLLDGFDHDGLPSSLTTARFYADCRRALRPDGLLVANIFSYDPRYPILLSRLRQRFQGCLCQFKGIAGNNRIVFALKATPGRPTPALNLLRRVARHHGLWPGLGFGLANRLLARWLVARLRGNL, encoded by the coding sequence ATGACTTCCTCCCTCGAACACACTTCCCTGTTGCATCGGCGCGGCAGCCGCCTGTCGCTGGAATTCCAGCCGGGCGAGGTGCAAAGCCAGATGGACCTGGACGATCCGGACCAGCTGGTGCTGCGCTACGCGCGCGCCATGATGTGCTTCGTGCTGTTCAAGCCGCGCGCCCGCCACATCGTGATGGTGGGCCTGGGCGGCGGCTCCCTGGCCAAGTTCTGCCACCGCTACCTGCCCCATGCCCGCATCACCGTGCTGGAATTGCGCGCCGACGTGATCGCCCTGCGCGAACGCTTCGCCGTGCCGCCCGACGATGAGCGCTTCCGCATCATCCATGCCGACGCCGCCGACTATATGGCGCGCCTGCAGAACAGCGCCGACGTGCTGCTGCTCGACGGCTTTGACCACGATGGCCTGCCTTCGTCCCTGACCACGGCCCGTTTCTACGCCGATTGCCGCCGCGCCCTGCGCCCGGACGGCCTGCTGGTGGCGAATATCTTCAGCTACGACCCGCGCTATCCCATCCTGCTGTCCCGCCTGCGCCAGCGCTTCCAGGGCTGCCTGTGCCAGTTCAAGGGCATCGCCGGCAATAACCGCATCGTCTTCGCACTGAAGGCGACGCCCGGCCGCCCCACTCCGGCCCTGAACCTGCTGCGCCGCGTGGCGCGTCACCATGGCCTCTGGCCAGGGCTGGGTTTTGGCCTGGCCAACCGCCTGCTGGCGCGCTGGCTGGTGGCGCGGCTGCGCGGCAACTTGTAA
- a CDS encoding EAL domain-containing protein, producing MARRRRSSSSIAFAAAATLGAGLAVTTVLFVAVTALEYGKMELSFQQRANVRAAAIQRGFIDAVEVLSITNQLFRTVEPVSREQFREFTRPLLERYPFVSAFNFHRVLTHPQKLAYEAAMRQQHADFAVRQMVGSEMRPAPESELYSVVDYLEPLQGNERAFGLEVLSNAAVHKAVDEMLDSGRPAATALLRLAQDASAESGMVLLMPVFRHGAPTATPEQRRAAWLGDTGAVVRTTSLVYTILQGGGLLDDQQLVLGVYAGDPSQPANLVFSHGLQRGDTQPDHLFWRWLSPEYHGSELKSFDVLGRPWHVRVEAKPRPFLTDHLGSLCTLVGGLLFSILAAAYVQSLVQRSRRVQLLVDARTADLQRSNERLIEDVAARKRAERKLQESEQRFRRLLALSSDWYWEQDANFCFTNVTGGFFEKGHIRKESYIGRTRWEAHPDMLQTKWGREHKALLESRLPFTNVEYSMRGDDGVERWFITSGEPVYDAQGEFRGYRGTGSEITERKLAEQRIQHIAHHDVLTGLPNRMLLQDRLSQAVAYANRSNHPIWVMLIDLDRFKFVNDSLGHKAGDQLLVTVASRLQTSLRASDTVARLSGDEFVAILSEYPDESLSPDIVQRVMSNLAQPVLLEGKEFFVTCSIGVAVYEGDTAAAQHLIEHADIAMYSAKKMGRNCFQFYQPAMNEEAQERLRIEGALRKALEREEFVLHYQPQLDLESGEVMGMEALLRWQHPELGTVPPQRFIGLAEETGLILPIGAWVLRSACAQAKAWQDAGLPALRVAVNLSARQFSQPGLVDEIRDVLAHTGLPASCLEIELTESLFMNDVQQAVTLLHELKALGVTLSIDDFGTGYSSLSYLRNFPIDVLKIDRSFVSDIAHDAEDAAIVASIIALAHNLKLRVIAEGVESREQLDYLRRNGCHAMQGYYFSRPLAPRDFEQMLREGKNLGLAPLRTGTTG from the coding sequence ATGGCTCGCCGCCGCCGGTCATCCTCGTCCATTGCCTTTGCCGCAGCCGCCACGCTGGGCGCGGGCCTGGCCGTGACGACCGTACTGTTCGTGGCGGTGACGGCGCTCGAATACGGTAAGATGGAGTTGAGTTTCCAGCAGCGCGCCAATGTGCGCGCCGCCGCCATCCAGCGCGGCTTCATCGACGCGGTCGAGGTGCTGTCGATCACCAACCAGCTGTTCCGCACCGTGGAACCGGTCAGCCGCGAACAATTCCGCGAATTCACCCGCCCCCTGCTGGAGCGCTACCCCTTCGTCAGCGCCTTCAACTTCCACCGCGTGCTGACCCACCCGCAAAAGCTGGCCTATGAAGCCGCGATGCGCCAGCAGCACGCGGACTTCGCGGTACGGCAGATGGTCGGCAGCGAGATGCGGCCGGCGCCCGAGAGCGAGCTGTATAGCGTGGTCGATTATCTGGAACCGCTGCAGGGCAATGAGCGCGCCTTCGGCCTGGAAGTGCTGAGCAACGCTGCCGTGCACAAGGCCGTCGACGAGATGCTCGACAGCGGCCGCCCCGCCGCCACCGCCCTGTTGCGCCTGGCCCAGGACGCCAGCGCCGAAAGCGGCATGGTGCTGCTGATGCCCGTGTTCCGCCACGGCGCCCCCACTGCCACGCCCGAACAGCGCCGCGCCGCCTGGCTGGGCGATACCGGCGCCGTGGTCCGCACCACCTCCCTGGTCTACACCATCCTGCAAGGCGGCGGCCTGCTGGACGACCAGCAGCTGGTGCTCGGCGTGTATGCGGGCGATCCGTCGCAGCCGGCCAACCTGGTGTTCAGCCACGGCCTGCAGCGCGGCGACACCCAGCCCGACCACCTGTTCTGGCGCTGGCTCTCGCCCGAATACCATGGCAGCGAACTCAAATCCTTCGATGTGCTGGGACGGCCCTGGCATGTGCGGGTGGAAGCCAAGCCGCGCCCCTTCCTGACCGACCATCTGGGTTCGCTCTGCACCCTGGTGGGCGGCCTGCTGTTCAGCATCCTGGCGGCGGCCTATGTGCAATCCCTGGTGCAGCGCTCGCGCCGCGTGCAGCTGCTGGTCGATGCGCGCACCGCCGATCTGCAGCGCAGCAACGAGCGCCTGATCGAGGATGTGGCGGCACGCAAGCGCGCCGAACGCAAGCTGCAGGAAAGCGAACAGCGCTTCCGCCGCCTGCTGGCCCTGTCCTCGGACTGGTATTGGGAGCAGGACGCCAATTTCTGCTTCACCAATGTGACCGGCGGCTTCTTCGAGAAAGGCCATATCCGCAAGGAGAGCTATATCGGCCGCACGCGCTGGGAAGCGCATCCCGACATGCTGCAGACCAAGTGGGGACGCGAGCACAAAGCCCTGCTGGAATCGCGCCTGCCCTTCACCAATGTGGAGTACTCGATGCGCGGCGACGACGGCGTGGAACGCTGGTTCATCACCAGCGGCGAGCCGGTGTACGACGCCCAGGGCGAGTTCCGCGGCTACCGCGGCACCGGCAGCGAGATCACCGAGCGCAAACTGGCCGAGCAGCGCATCCAGCACATCGCCCACCACGACGTGCTGACCGGCCTGCCCAACCGCATGCTGCTGCAGGACCGTCTGAGCCAGGCCGTGGCCTACGCCAACCGCAGCAATCACCCGATCTGGGTCATGCTGATCGATCTGGACCGCTTCAAGTTCGTCAACGACAGCCTGGGCCACAAGGCCGGCGACCAGCTGCTGGTGACCGTGGCCAGCCGCCTGCAAACCAGCCTGCGCGCCAGCGACACCGTGGCCCGCCTGTCGGGCGACGAATTCGTCGCCATCCTCAGCGAATACCCCGACGAGTCGCTCTCGCCCGACATCGTGCAACGCGTCATGAGCAATCTGGCCCAGCCCGTGCTGCTGGAGGGGAAAGAGTTCTTCGTCACCTGCAGCATCGGCGTCGCCGTGTACGAGGGCGACACCGCCGCCGCCCAGCACCTGATCGAGCACGCCGACATCGCCATGTACTCGGCCAAGAAAATGGGCCGCAACTGCTTCCAGTTCTACCAGCCGGCCATGAATGAGGAAGCGCAGGAGCGCCTGCGCATCGAGGGTGCGCTGCGCAAGGCGCTGGAGCGCGAGGAATTCGTGCTGCACTACCAGCCCCAGCTCGACCTGGAAAGCGGCGAAGTGATGGGCATGGAAGCACTGCTGCGCTGGCAGCATCCCGAGCTGGGCACGGTGCCGCCGCAGCGCTTTATCGGCCTGGCCGAGGAAACGGGCCTGATCCTGCCGATCGGCGCCTGGGTGCTGCGCAGTGCCTGCGCCCAGGCCAAGGCCTGGCAGGACGCCGGCCTGCCCGCCCTGCGCGTGGCGGTCAACCTGTCGGCGCGCCAGTTCAGCCAGCCCGGCCTGGTCGACGAAATCCGCGACGTGCTGGCGCACACCGGCCTGCCCGCCTCCTGCCTGGAAATCGAGCTGACCGAAAGCCTGTTCATGAACGATGTGCAGCAGGCGGTGACCCTGCTGCACGAGCTGAAGGCGCTGGGCGTCACCCTGTCGATCGACGACTTCGGCACCGGCTACTCCAGCCTGTCCTATCTGCGCAACTTCCCCATCGATGTGCTGAAAATCGACCGCTCCTTCGTCAGCGATATCGCGCATGACGCCGAAGACGCGGCCATCGTGGCTTCCATCATTGCACTCGCTCACAATCTGAAGTTGCGCGTGATCGCGGAAGGGGTAGAATCGCGGGAGCAGCTCGATTACCTGCGGCGCAACGGATGCCATGCCATGCAAGGCTATTATTTCAGCCGTCCGCTCGCACCACGGGATTTTGAACAAATGCTGCGCGAGGGGAAAAATCTCGGCCTCGCGCCGCTTCGCACGGGGACCACAGGATGA
- a CDS encoding LysR family transcriptional regulator gives MDHLGGLAAFVQAAEAQSFVAAGRVLGVSASAIGKSIARLEQRVGVRLFHRSTRSIRLTAEGKLFLESCRRILLEIEQAEQALSSTMAAPRGRLRISLPLVGTLLNPVLVEFARLYPEILLDVDCTDRRVDLIEEGFDAVVRVGESADSGLMSRKLGTFHLRLVAAPAYLRQHGTPVQPQDLQRHRCLFYKFPSSGKLEAWPLADWEQLYGRGLPAALECSTIDTLMHFARQGMGIACLPDFAVREDLEHGALQSVLPRHTRHSGSFQILWPSSKQLLPRLRVLIDFLSERVFPQESRGLSGGGG, from the coding sequence ATGGATCATCTGGGCGGCCTGGCGGCCTTCGTGCAGGCGGCGGAAGCGCAAAGCTTTGTCGCGGCGGGGCGGGTGCTGGGAGTGTCGGCGTCGGCCATCGGCAAGAGCATCGCGCGCCTGGAGCAGCGTGTCGGCGTGCGCCTGTTTCACCGCAGTACGCGCAGCATCCGCCTGACGGCCGAAGGCAAGCTCTTTCTCGAAAGCTGCCGCCGCATCCTGCTGGAGATCGAACAGGCCGAGCAAGCGCTGTCGAGCACCATGGCCGCGCCGCGCGGCCGCTTGCGTATCAGCCTGCCCCTGGTCGGCACTCTGCTCAATCCGGTCCTAGTGGAGTTTGCGCGCCTGTATCCCGAGATCCTGCTCGATGTGGATTGCACGGATCGCCGCGTCGACCTGATCGAGGAGGGCTTCGACGCCGTGGTGCGCGTGGGCGAAAGCGCCGATTCGGGCCTGATGAGCCGCAAGCTGGGGACATTTCACTTGCGGCTGGTGGCCGCCCCGGCGTATCTGCGCCAGCACGGCACGCCCGTGCAGCCACAGGATTTGCAGCGCCACCGCTGCCTGTTCTATAAATTTCCCAGTAGCGGCAAGCTGGAAGCCTGGCCTTTGGCGGACTGGGAGCAGCTGTATGGGCGTGGCCTGCCGGCCGCGCTGGAATGCAGCACCATCGACACCCTCATGCACTTTGCCCGGCAGGGTATGGGCATCGCCTGCCTGCCGGATTTCGCCGTGCGCGAGGATCTGGAACATGGCGCCCTGCAAAGCGTGCTGCCGCGGCATACGCGCCATAGCGGCAGCTTCCAGATACTTTGGCCGTCCAGCAAACAACTGCTGCCGAGGCTCAGGGTCTTGATCGATTTCCTGAGCGAGCGGGTCTTCCCGCAGGAGAGCCGCGGCCTCAGTGGCGGCGGCGGGTAG
- a CDS encoding serine hydrolase codes for MSHFSHTSIQTGTPALAAHLDTVIDQALADQRLVGAVVLAAQGGRLVYQRAAGMADREQARAMTADTVFRLASVSKPIVSAAALVLVAQGQLELDAPVTRYLPYFQPALENGAVPTITIRHLMTHTAGLTYRFFQEEHASYARAQVSDGMDHSSISLRENLVRLASAPLLYEPGTQWKYSIATDVLGAVIEQASGLPLAQAIAQLVTGPLGMRDTGFLANDPQRLATAYANAVPAPRRLDQHAQLPFIEGTAGFLLAPGRALDPHAYPSGGAGMVGTAGDLLLLLETLRSGGGSLLPPALVREMGRNQIGDLPMAFWPGRGFGLGITVLKDPAAAASPESPGTWRMGGTYGHSWFVDPQRELSVVAFTNTALEGMAGAFVDQLCHAVYAGMPVMANSEAAA; via the coding sequence ATGTCCCACTTCAGTCACACATCCATCCAAACCGGCACCCCGGCCCTGGCGGCCCACCTCGACACCGTGATCGACCAGGCGCTGGCGGACCAGCGCCTGGTCGGCGCCGTGGTCCTGGCCGCGCAAGGCGGCCGCCTGGTCTACCAGCGCGCCGCCGGCATGGCCGACCGCGAGCAGGCGCGCGCCATGACGGCGGACACCGTATTTCGCCTGGCCTCCGTTTCCAAGCCCATCGTCTCGGCGGCCGCACTGGTCCTGGTGGCGCAGGGCCAGCTGGAACTGGACGCGCCCGTGACCCGCTATCTGCCTTACTTCCAGCCGGCGCTGGAAAACGGCGCCGTGCCCACCATCACGATCCGCCACCTGATGACCCACACCGCCGGCCTGACCTACCGCTTCTTCCAGGAGGAGCATGCGTCCTATGCGCGCGCCCAGGTTTCGGACGGCATGGACCATAGCAGCATCAGCCTGCGCGAGAACCTGGTCCGCCTGGCGTCCGCCCCGCTGCTGTACGAGCCGGGCACGCAATGGAAATACTCGATTGCGACCGATGTGCTGGGCGCCGTCATCGAGCAAGCCAGCGGCCTGCCGCTGGCACAGGCCATCGCGCAACTCGTGACCGGGCCGCTGGGCATGCGCGACACGGGCTTTCTGGCCAACGATCCGCAGCGGCTGGCGACCGCCTACGCCAATGCCGTTCCCGCGCCGCGCCGCCTGGACCAGCATGCGCAGCTGCCCTTTATCGAAGGCACGGCGGGCTTCCTGCTGGCGCCGGGCCGCGCGCTCGATCCGCACGCCTATCCCTCCGGCGGCGCCGGCATGGTCGGGACGGCGGGCGACCTGCTCCTGCTGCTGGAAACCCTGCGCAGCGGCGGCGGCTCCCTGCTGCCGCCTGCGCTGGTGCGCGAAATGGGCCGCAACCAGATCGGCGACCTGCCCATGGCCTTCTGGCCCGGCCGCGGCTTTGGCCTGGGCATCACCGTGCTCAAGGACCCCGCTGCTGCCGCCAGTCCCGAATCGCCCGGCACCTGGCGCATGGGCGGCACCTATGGCCACTCCTGGTTTGTCGACCCGCAGCGCGAGCTCAGCGTGGTGGCCTTCACCAACACCGCGCTCGAAGGCATGGCGGGCGCCTTCGTCGACCAGCTGTGCCACGCCGTCTACGCCGGCATGCCGGTCATGGCCAACAGCGAGGCGGCGGCATGA
- a CDS encoding MFS transporter, with product MKGPHPIFFVGLGLFGLYCIEFGVVGILPLIMERFHVTATRAGLLVGLFALVVAVGGPPLVLLASRVNRKRMLAGALLFFAAISICSAYAPGFESLLALRLLAALLHPVYFSLAMVAALAMYPPEQAARASAHAFVGTSMGMVLGIPLSTWIAAAFSYEASFFFCAAVNGIAALGLMVWLPQAPTGAKLSYGTQLGILRKPVLWLNIAAATMVFAAMFSVYAYAAEHLRHIGMDGKAISLMLLVFGVGGLLGNLLAGHLLGRRLVLTVLLQPLLLAAAYTILHLCAAPSAIAGLVLIMLFWGAAHTSGLVVTQVWLSSAAPEAPEFATGLYIAFINLGVTIGTVVGGNFIAASGMRGSIGSGLVFALLAAALVALKAVLYKAASRRRICMPV from the coding sequence ATGAAAGGGCCGCATCCCATCTTCTTCGTCGGCCTTGGTCTGTTTGGCCTGTACTGCATCGAGTTCGGCGTGGTGGGCATCCTGCCGCTCATCATGGAGCGCTTCCACGTCACCGCCACGCGCGCCGGGCTGCTGGTCGGTCTGTTCGCCCTGGTCGTTGCCGTGGGGGGGCCGCCGCTGGTGCTGCTGGCCTCGCGCGTCAACCGCAAGCGCATGCTGGCCGGGGCGCTGCTGTTCTTCGCCGCCATCAGCATCTGCTCCGCCTATGCGCCTGGCTTTGAAAGCCTGCTGGCACTGCGCCTGCTGGCAGCGCTGCTGCACCCGGTCTATTTCTCGCTGGCGATGGTGGCGGCGCTCGCCATGTATCCGCCCGAGCAGGCCGCGCGCGCCAGCGCCCATGCCTTCGTCGGCACCAGCATGGGCATGGTACTGGGCATACCGCTCAGCACCTGGATCGCCGCCGCCTTCAGCTACGAAGCCTCGTTCTTTTTCTGCGCCGCCGTCAACGGCATCGCCGCACTCGGCCTGATGGTCTGGCTGCCGCAAGCGCCGACCGGCGCGAAGCTATCGTACGGGACGCAATTGGGCATCCTGCGCAAGCCGGTGCTGTGGCTGAACATCGCCGCCGCCACCATGGTCTTTGCCGCCATGTTCTCGGTCTACGCCTACGCCGCCGAACATTTGCGCCACATCGGCATGGACGGCAAGGCGATCAGCCTGATGCTGCTGGTCTTTGGCGTGGGCGGGCTGCTCGGCAATCTGCTGGCCGGCCACCTGCTCGGCAGGCGCCTGGTCCTGACCGTGCTGCTGCAGCCGCTGCTGCTGGCCGCCGCCTACACCATCCTGCATCTATGCGCGGCGCCGTCGGCAATAGCGGGACTGGTGTTGATCATGCTGTTCTGGGGCGCCGCGCACACCAGCGGGCTGGTCGTGACGCAAGTCTGGCTCAGTTCAGCGGCGCCGGAAGCACCCGAGTTTGCAACCGGGCTGTATATCGCCTTCATCAATCTGGGCGTGACCATTGGCACCGTCGTCGGCGGCAACTTCATCGCCGCCTCCGGCATGCGCGGCAGCATCGGGAGCGGCTTGGTCTTCGCGCTGCTGGCGGCGGCGCTGGTGGCCTTGAAGGCGGTGCTGTATAAGGCGGCTTCCAGGCGGCGCATTTGCATGCCTGTTTAA